The Pongo abelii isolate AG06213 chromosome 11, NHGRI_mPonAbe1-v2.0_pri, whole genome shotgun sequence genome includes a window with the following:
- the LOC129056905 gene encoding small cysteine and glycine repeat-containing protein 7-like, with translation MGCCGCGSCGGCGGRCGGCGGRCGGCGGGCGGCGSCTTCRCYRVGCCSSCCPCCRGCCGGCCSTPVICCCRRTCSSCGCGYGKGCCQQKSCCQQKSCCQKQCCC, from the coding sequence ATGGGCTGCTGTGGTTGTGGAAGTTGTGGTGGCTGCGGTGGCCGCTGTGGTGGCTGCGGTGGCCGCTgtggtggctgtggtggtggctgtggtggCTGTGGCAGCTGCACCACCTGCAGGTGCTACCGGGTGGGCTGCTGCTCCAGCTGCTGCCCCTGCTGCCGCGGCTGCTGTGGAGGCTGCTGCAGCACACCCGTGATCTGCTGCTGCCGCCGCACCTGCAGCTCGTGTGGCTGTGGCTATGGGAAGGGCTGTTGCCAACAGAAATCCTGCTGCCAACAGAAATCCTGCTGCCAAAAGCAATGCTGCTGCTAG
- the LOC129057895 gene encoding small cysteine and glycine repeat-containing protein 4-like, whose protein sequence is MGCCGCGSCGGCGGCCGGCGGGCGGGCGGGCGGGCGSCTTCRCYRVGCCSSCCPCCRGCCGGCCSAPVICCCRRTCSSCGCGYGKGCCQQKCCCQKQCCC, encoded by the coding sequence ATGGGTTGCTGTGGTTGTGGAAGTTGTGGTGGCTGCGGTGGCTGCTGCGGTGGCTGTGGTGGTGGCTGCGGTGGTGGCTGCGgtggtggctgtggtggtggCTGTGGCAGCTGCACCACCTGCAGGTGCTACCGGGTGGGCTGCTGCTCCAGCTGCTGCCCCTGCTGCCGCGGCTGCTGTGGGGGCTGCTGCAGCGCGCCAGTGATCTGCTGCTGCCGCCGCACCTGCAGCTCGTGTGGCTGTGGCTATGGGAAGGGCTGTTGCCAGCAGAAATGCTGCTGCCAGAAGCAATGCTGCTGCTAG
- the LOC129056904 gene encoding small cysteine and glycine repeat-containing protein 7, protein MGCCGCGSCGGCGGGCGGGCGGGCGGGCGGGCGSCATCRCYRVGCCSSCCPCCCGCCGGCCSTPVICCCRRTCGSCGCGCGKGCCQQKCCCQKQCCCQKQCCC, encoded by the coding sequence ATGGGCTGCTGTGGTTGTGGAAGTTGTGGTGGCTGCGgtggtggctgtggtggtggctgtggtggtggctgcggtggtggctgtggtggtggCTGTGGCAGCTGCGCCACCTGCAGGTGCTACCGGGTGGGCTGCTGCTCCAGCTGCTGCCCTTGCTGCTGCGGCTGCTGTGGGGGCTGTTGCAGCACACCCGTGATCTGCTGCTGCCGCCGCACCTGTGGCTCATGTGGCTGCGGCTGTGGGAAGGGCTGTTGCCAGCAGAAGTGCTGCTGCCAGAAGCAGTGCTGCTGCCAGAAGCAATGCTGCTGCTAG
- the LOC129056906 gene encoding small cysteine and glycine repeat-containing protein 7-like, producing MGCCGCGSCGGCGGGCGSGCGGGCGGGCGGGCGSCTTCRCYRVGCCSSCCPCCRGCCGGCCSTPVICCCRRTCSLCGYGCGKGCCQQKCCCQKQCCC from the coding sequence ATGGGTTGCTGTGGTTGCGGAAGTTGTGGTGGCTGTGGTGGCGGCTGTGGTAGTGGCTGTGGTGGCGGCTgtggtggtggctgtggtggtggCTGTGGCAGCTGCACCACCTGCAGGTGCTACCGGGTGGGCTGCTGCTCCAGCTGCTGCCCCTGCTGCCgtggctgctgtgggggctgCTGTAGCACGCCCGTGATCTGCTGTTGCCGCCGCACCTGCAGCTTGTGTGGCTATGGCTGTGGGAAGGGCTGTTGCCAGCAGAAGTGCTGCTGCCAGAAGCAATGCTGCTGCTAG